ATCGACTCTCCCCAGCACCCCCGCTGCCGGCGGACGCGATCCGGTCGCGGCAACCGTGCAGCTCGACCCTTCTCAACGCGGCGGGGCACGTTCTGGGTTCAGATTCTGCTTTGAAAATGTTGAGATGGCGTAATGGCAACGTTAGGGTTGCATTAGCTATTGATTGCGCCCGTGGCGCCGCGAGATCAGGCAGAGGGTTGGTGCTCCCGAGAGGGGGCGCCTATGATGCGGGTATGCGCAGTGTAGTGGCTGTGGTTCGCACATCGCCGGCGACGGTGCTGCACGACATCCGCCGGGCGATGGAGCTGGCCCGCGCGCCGGACGTGTTGCGGCCGAGTTCCGAAACCGCTTTGAAGGTCAATATCAGCTGGCACTATTTTTTCCCCGCCTGTTCGACGACTCCCTGGCAGCTGGACGGCGTTATCCGTGCGCTGCGCCACTTCGGACACGCGAGGGACCGGCTCTGGGCGTGTCACAACCGGACGGTCGTTGTGGACGCACGGCTGGGAGAGCGCGAGAACCGACATCTCCCAGTGGTGACCGCGCACCGCATCCAGAACGTGCATCTCTACGAGCCGGAGACCGAGTGGATCCACATTCGCGACGCAGTCGGCGACCTGACCGGTCAGTTTCTCGCGTTGCATCGTGTTTATCCCGACGGCTTCCACATTCCGCGCCGGTTTCTGGGCGCAAACATCGTGCATCTGCCCACGGTGAAGACCCATGTGTTCACGACGACGACCGGCGCGATGAAAAATGCGTTCGGCGGCCTGCTGAACGAGCGGCGGCACTGGACGCATCCGGTGATTCACGAGACGCTGGTCGACCTGTTGAGGATCCAGCGCCACATTCACGCGGGTCTCTTTGCGGTGATGGACGGCACGTTTGCGGGGGACGGCCCCGGTCCGCGCTGCATGACGCCGCACGTGAAGAACGTGGTGTTGGCGTCCGCCGATATGGTCGCGATTGATGCCGTGAGCGCCCGAATGATGGGATTCGACCCGCTGCGCGATCTGAAGTACGTGCGGTTGGCCCACGAGGCGGGGCTGGGTTGCGGCGACCCGCGGGAGATCCGGATTGCGGGCGACGAAGACGCTGCCGCGGAGAACTGGCGGTTCGAGGGACCGTTCCGTCGTATGACGTTTGCGGCTCGGATGCAGCATGCGATCTACTGGGGTGCGCTGCGTCGACCGCTTGAGTGGACGCTGCGCAGCCCGCTGGCGCCATGGTCCTATTTCGCCAGTGTGCTGTACCACGATTTTCTATGGTATCCGCGACATCGCACGGCAGTGGAGGCGGCACTGCACAGCGAGTGGGGGCGGCTGTTTGCGAACTGGGAGACGCTGGCGATTCCTCCCGACGATCTGG
The Kiritimatiellia bacterium DNA segment above includes these coding regions:
- a CDS encoding DUF362 domain-containing protein, which codes for MRSVVAVVRTSPATVLHDIRRAMELARAPDVLRPSSETALKVNISWHYFFPACSTTPWQLDGVIRALRHFGHARDRLWACHNRTVVVDARLGERENRHLPVVTAHRIQNVHLYEPETEWIHIRDAVGDLTGQFLALHRVYPDGFHIPRRFLGANIVHLPTVKTHVFTTTTGAMKNAFGGLLNERRHWTHPVIHETLVDLLRIQRHIHAGLFAVMDGTFAGDGPGPRCMTPHVKNVVLASADMVAIDAVSARMMGFDPLRDLKYVRLAHEAGLGCGDPREIRIAGDEDAAAENWRFEGPFRRMTFAARMQHAIYWGALRRPLEWTLRSPLAPWSYFASVLYHDFLWYPRHRTAVEAALHSEWGRLFANWETLAIPPDDLDAAGWTHVGPPPSSPYVRRRRHWQTAFAVLRAAWREAPERQRSPRR